The following coding sequences are from one Verrucosispora sp. WMMD573 window:
- the otsB gene encoding trehalose-phosphatase — translation MDPELRAAIGRIARVPQLLVACDYDGTLAPIVEDPSKAVPLPESVAAVRALAALPQTTVAVVSGRALRDLAALSRLPSEVHLVGSHGSEFDIGFVERLSPELIAVRTRLRDALRDIAAAHPGVRLERKPASVAVHTRGVDPEVAAAAIDAVRSGPATWPDVTVTQGKEVIELSVVATHKGTAVDQLRTQLSASAVLFIGDDVTDENAFGNLHGPDVGIKIGPGETKAGCRVAEPIEAARALGLLLETRRHWLFGERAVPIERHSMLANGRTVALLTPDAKVSWLCNPKPDSAAIFADLVGGSPAGHFSVAPERGGIPLGQRYRSGTMTVETRWSGLTVTDWLDKPDPKTTPDGPAIISGDSTLIRVLTGTGRVRLEFAPRPEFAQVAVQLQPLGDGLLVLGSNEPVALYSPGVQWEVGNDGGYETAKAVVDLAALGGQVVLELRFGTHSLEHHRLPIHERQAAAERPWKDWVASLRLPTTARDLVARSALTLRGLCHEASGSILAAATTSLPEELGGVRNWDYRYCWLRDAAMTARALVDLGSITEAEAFLRWVDGCVERTGGHPERLHPLYTVDGFELGAEAVIDTLPGYAGSRPVRVGNLANHQLQLDVFGPIADLIAATADVRGSVRAEEWRVLENMVEAVRRRWHEPDHGIWEARLPPRHHVFSKVMCWMTVDRALHVVRQHGGEDRPEWVELRDRIGANVLEYGWHEHAEAYSVAYGDEDMDASSLWIGISGLLAGDDPRFLSTVLKIEADLRSGPVVYRYHWDDGLPGREGGFHICTAWLIEAYLRTGRRTDAEELFLQMIDTAGPTGLLPEQYDPLAERGLGNHPQAYSHLGVIRCALLLDNMLKQ, via the coding sequence ATGGATCCGGAACTGCGCGCCGCCATCGGGCGGATCGCCCGGGTACCCCAACTCCTGGTCGCCTGCGACTACGACGGCACGCTCGCACCGATCGTGGAGGACCCGAGCAAGGCCGTGCCGCTGCCGGAATCGGTGGCCGCGGTGCGGGCCCTGGCGGCGCTGCCACAGACCACGGTGGCGGTGGTCTCCGGCCGCGCGCTGCGCGACCTGGCCGCCCTCTCCCGGCTACCGAGCGAGGTCCACCTGGTCGGTAGCCACGGCTCCGAGTTCGACATCGGCTTCGTCGAGCGGCTCTCCCCCGAGCTGATCGCCGTGCGCACCCGGCTGCGGGACGCCCTGCGGGACATCGCCGCGGCCCACCCTGGCGTCCGCCTGGAACGCAAGCCGGCCAGTGTCGCCGTGCACACCCGGGGGGTGGATCCCGAGGTCGCCGCCGCCGCCATCGACGCGGTCCGCAGCGGCCCCGCGACCTGGCCGGACGTCACCGTCACCCAGGGCAAGGAGGTCATCGAGCTCTCCGTCGTGGCCACCCACAAGGGCACCGCCGTCGACCAGCTGCGCACCCAGCTCTCGGCCAGTGCGGTGCTCTTCATCGGCGACGACGTGACCGACGAGAACGCCTTCGGCAACCTGCACGGTCCGGACGTCGGCATCAAGATCGGCCCTGGTGAGACCAAGGCCGGTTGCCGGGTGGCCGAGCCGATCGAGGCCGCCCGGGCGCTCGGGCTGCTGCTGGAGACCCGACGGCACTGGCTGTTCGGTGAACGGGCGGTACCGATCGAGCGACACTCGATGCTGGCCAACGGTCGGACGGTCGCGCTGCTCACCCCGGACGCCAAGGTGAGCTGGCTGTGCAACCCGAAGCCCGACTCGGCAGCGATCTTCGCGGATCTGGTCGGCGGCAGCCCGGCTGGGCACTTCAGCGTCGCACCCGAACGGGGCGGCATCCCGCTGGGCCAGCGCTACCGCTCCGGCACGATGACCGTGGAGACCCGCTGGTCCGGTCTCACCGTCACGGACTGGCTGGACAAGCCGGATCCCAAGACCACGCCGGACGGCCCGGCGATCATCTCCGGCGACTCGACCCTGATCCGCGTACTCACCGGCACCGGCCGGGTTCGCCTCGAGTTCGCGCCTCGGCCGGAGTTCGCCCAGGTCGCCGTGCAGCTCCAGCCCCTCGGTGACGGCCTGCTGGTGCTCGGCTCCAACGAGCCGGTGGCGCTCTACTCCCCCGGCGTGCAGTGGGAGGTCGGCAACGACGGCGGGTACGAGACCGCCAAGGCGGTGGTGGATCTCGCCGCGCTCGGTGGTCAGGTGGTGCTGGAGCTGCGTTTCGGTACGCACAGCCTGGAACACCACCGGCTGCCCATCCACGAACGGCAGGCCGCGGCCGAACGCCCCTGGAAGGACTGGGTGGCCTCGCTGCGACTGCCGACCACCGCCCGGGACCTGGTCGCCCGCAGCGCACTCACCCTGCGCGGCCTCTGCCACGAGGCCAGCGGCTCGATCCTGGCGGCGGCTACCACCTCGCTGCCGGAGGAACTGGGCGGCGTCCGTAACTGGGACTACCGCTACTGCTGGCTGCGTGATGCCGCGATGACCGCCAGGGCTCTGGTCGACCTGGGCTCGATCACCGAGGCCGAGGCATTCCTGCGCTGGGTGGACGGCTGCGTGGAGCGCACCGGCGGGCACCCCGAGCGGCTGCACCCCCTCTACACGGTCGACGGCTTCGAGCTGGGCGCCGAGGCGGTCATCGACACCCTGCCCGGCTACGCCGGATCTCGACCGGTACGCGTCGGCAACCTCGCCAACCACCAGCTCCAACTCGACGTCTTCGGCCCGATCGCCGACCTGATCGCCGCCACCGCCGACGTGCGCGGCTCGGTACGCGCCGAGGAGTGGCGGGTGCTGGAGAACATGGTCGAGGCGGTCCGCCGACGCTGGCACGAGCCGGATCACGGCATCTGGGAGGCCCGTCTGCCACCCCGGCACCACGTCTTCTCGAAGGTGATGTGCTGGATGACCGTCGACCGGGCGCTGCACGTGGTACGCCAGCACGGCGGCGAGGACCGCCCGGAGTGGGTGGAGCTGCGCGACCGGATCGGCGCCAACGTGCTGGAGTACGGCTGGCACGAGCACGCCGAGGCGTACAGCGTCGCGTACGGCGACGAGGACATGGACGCCTCGTCGCTGTGGATCGGGATCTCCGGACTGCTGGCCGGCGACGATCCCCGCTTCCTCTCCACCGTGTTGAAGATCGAGGCGGATCTGCGCAGCGGGCCGGTCGTCTACCGCTACCACTGGGACGACGGCCTGCCCGGCCGCGAGGGCGGCTTCCACATCTGCACGGCATGGCTGATCGAGGCGTACCTGCGTACCGGTCGCCGGACCGACGCAGAGGAACTGTTCCTACAGATGATCGACACGGCCGGTCCGACCGGCCTGCTGCCCGAGCAGTACGACCCGCTGGCCGAGCGCGGCCTGGGCAACCACCCGCAGGCGTACAGCCACCTCGGGGTGATCCGCTGCGCGCTGCTGCTGGACAACATGCTCAAGCAGTAA